One genomic region from Nitrospiraceae bacterium encodes:
- the recA gene encoding recombinase RecA has product MTEKDEKKRALDLALAQIEKQYGKGAVMKLGTDDRPADVPAISSGSLGLDIALGVGGFPRGRVIEIFGPESSGKTTLTLHAIAEAQKAGGVAAFIDAEHALDLTYAKKLGVHTDDLLVSQPDTGEQALEIAETLVRSGAIDVIVVDSVAALVPRAEIEGEMGDAHMGLQARLMSQALRKLTAAIAKSQTTLIFINQIRMKIGVMFGNPETTTGGNALKFYSSVRLDIRRIESIKDGQDVTGSRVRVKVVKNKMAPPFRQAEFDIMFAEGISKSGEIVDMGVEKRVVEKAGAWYSYKGERLGQGREAVRDFLKTNPAIAKEIEGKVRELAGLPLRGAEKKAEAKEAKEEKPERKVEIRQDEKRGHSARVTS; this is encoded by the coding sequence ATGACTGAAAAGGATGAGAAAAAGCGCGCGTTGGACCTGGCCCTGGCTCAGATTGAAAAACAGTACGGCAAGGGCGCGGTGATGAAGTTGGGGACCGATGATCGGCCGGCCGACGTTCCGGCGATTTCAAGCGGATCCCTGGGATTGGATATTGCCCTCGGCGTCGGGGGATTCCCGCGCGGACGGGTCATCGAAATTTTTGGTCCGGAATCGTCCGGTAAAACCACCCTCACGTTGCATGCGATCGCGGAAGCGCAGAAAGCGGGTGGAGTCGCTGCCTTCATTGATGCCGAACATGCGTTGGATTTGACCTATGCCAAGAAGTTGGGCGTGCACACCGACGACTTGCTCGTGTCGCAGCCGGACACCGGTGAGCAGGCGCTCGAGATTGCCGAGACCCTCGTCCGCAGCGGCGCGATTGATGTGATCGTCGTGGACTCCGTGGCGGCGCTGGTGCCTCGAGCTGAGATCGAAGGCGAAATGGGTGATGCCCATATGGGCTTGCAGGCACGGCTGATGTCCCAGGCCTTGCGTAAACTGACGGCTGCCATCGCCAAATCGCAGACGACCCTGATCTTCATCAACCAGATCCGCATGAAAATCGGTGTGATGTTCGGCAATCCGGAAACCACGACGGGCGGCAACGCCTTGAAGTTTTATTCGTCCGTGCGCCTCGACATTCGTCGGATTGAGTCGATCAAGGATGGGCAGGATGTCACCGGAAGCCGCGTCCGCGTCAAGGTGGTCAAGAACAAGATGGCCCCGCCGTTCAGACAGGCGGAATTCGACATCATGTTCGCCGAGGGAATTTCCAAATCGGGCGAGATTGTCGATATGGGAGTCGAGAAGCGCGTGGTGGAGAAGGCCGGCGCCTGGTACTCCTATAAGGGCGAGCGATTGGGCCAGGGGCGTGAAGCCGTCCGCGACTTTCTCAAGACCAACCCGGCCATCGCCAAGGAGATCGAAGGCAAGGTGCGCGAACTAGCCGGGCTGCCTTTGCGCGGGGCCGAGAAGAAAGCCGAGGCCAAAGAGGCAAAAGAAGAGAAACCCGAGCGCAAGGTTGAGATTCGCCAGGACGAGAAGCGCGGCCACAGTGCGAGAGTGACATCATAG
- a CDS encoding RecX family transcriptional regulator: MDFLTMAIRYLGRAERTASQVQHYVQEKGASRVQGHAVVRELQRRGYLDDQAYATRWAEARLSRRPMGRERLKLELLRRGFEDTVAERALCSAYRSVSEQELACQALEGRTTRMRPLQWVRFLRQRGFDDDTIQQVTQVDLETGLDEL, from the coding sequence ATGGATTTCCTGACAATGGCGATCCGGTACCTTGGCCGTGCTGAGCGGACAGCCTCTCAGGTCCAGCACTACGTTCAAGAAAAAGGGGCGAGCCGGGTGCAGGGGCACGCGGTTGTCCGTGAGTTACAGCGGCGCGGGTATCTCGACGATCAAGCCTATGCCACCCGGTGGGCGGAAGCCAGGCTCTCGCGACGCCCGATGGGACGTGAACGACTGAAGCTGGAACTCCTTCGTCGAGGCTTCGAAGATACGGTGGCGGAGCGGGCCTTGTGCAGTGCTTACCGGTCGGTTTCCGAACAGGAATTGGCGTGCCAGGCGTTAGAAGGACGCACGACGAGGATGCGTCCACTACAGTGGGTGAGATTTTTGCGGCAACGCGGGTTTGATGACGACACCATTCAGCAAGTCACGCAAGTCGACTTGGAGACGGGGTTAGACGAGTTATGA